Within Palaemon carinicauda isolate YSFRI2023 chromosome 14, ASM3689809v2, whole genome shotgun sequence, the genomic segment CTAAAGGATGaccaaaaattatttttagaatgaAACACGTCTCTGACCAGGGAAGTTGAATATCAATAAACCTACATTAGTTCCTATACACctaaacaaagaaagaaaatgtcCTTGAATTTTCTAAGAAATCCTTTATTACTCACTGTGCTATGCATAAAGAAAATAAGCTGGAGAGGGGAGGGGGGATGGCGGACCTTGAGTCTTCAACGAAACaagaaattacattaaaaagaTACAAATAAACAGTAAAATTCTTATAAAACTGTAATCCTAAACTAGTACTTTAGATGCTTTAAATTTAGCAATTTATTATATTCTAAAGGTAGAAAACTTAATAAAATTGAGGAACATTATGATACTATTCAACACATAGTAAATCATAATTAAAGGCAATGTTAGTAGGCAGATGGTAATCAGTATACTCAGAGCCCATTGGAATGTTATTTTCACCCAAGCTAGCGATAGTGGGCTTTGCACCAAGACAATGGTAGAGGCAACTGGAGAGTCCCCTTGCCAGCAGGTGTACTTTCCAGCATCCCTGAGAGATGCTCCATGAATCTTGACTCTATTCTTGGTCACTGTTAGCATCTTAGATGAAAAAAGATTGACACCGTCCTTTGTCCAGATCAAAACGTCTGTTTCCTTCATCCCAAAACACGAGATTTTGATAGGCTTCCTTATGTTAATGTAGAACGTTCTTTCCTTATAACTCCTCTGTATTGAGGATCCCGCTGTGCAGTTCGACTCAGAGATGTATGTTTGGTTGAAAAGTTCAGCTGAAAAGTTACTTGGCATGAAATCAGGGACGAATGGAATTTCCTTTCCCGAGAATAAATCAAGGGTGGAAACTTCATAGTACTTTGCTTGGATCTCAGGAGAGTGCTCATTGTTAATgaccaagaagggaaaggcttgTTTAATTATTCTTGGTGGACTCAAGTACTCTTCCTTTGGATATTTAGAAAAGAAATTCCTGATTCTCCTGCCAACACGTTGCCACCATTTAGCATTGATCAGTTTGTGTGTCCACCAAGTAGCATTCAAGATATTGCTGTCATCTATAAGGATTTCTTTGTATGTCCGAAGAACACAGTTACTATTTTGAGTTTTGTAAACTACAGTTATTCCCCAGTCTGGGTGGTAAATAGGGGATTTTGGTATGGTACTCACTTGGCTTTCGATGAAGCTGAAATCTATACTACTGTGTTCTATGACATAGATCCAGTACTCACGAATAACAATATCATCATACTTGCAATAGTACTTTCCAGCATGTTCCACGCTCAAGTCCTTCAGTACAAGCGTAGTTTTCCCAAAACCAACGATGACGTTTTTCATCAtctctacttttgttttatttccaAGACTAAGAGAGgtattagaaaaatatttattcaagaagAACCATTCAGGTTCTAGCGATTCCATGGGTCTTTTGCACAACGGTTTGCACACAAGCTTTAACTCTGGCTGTCCAATGTAAACTACTATGAGATCTTTGAGTATTTCAGTGCCAAAGCCAGCCTCAGATAAGCAGTCCCCGTAATCCTCTATGTCTGCCATCAAGATATTGTGATGAGGATCAAAAGTCTGATATTCTTCTTCACTTGCGACGATCTCCTGCAAGACAGATTCCGTCCAGCTAATCGGTTCTGGTGTTGGTTTCACCTTCGTAGTTTCATTTATACAAAAAATTTGAAGATGAGGACAAAGCCTCTTATGAAAATCTTCTATAGAACTCAGACTTGGGTCCAATTCGAAGGACAATACCGATATTTCATCTCGAAGAGCTGTAGCAGTGGTGATTGAGACAAAGATCAACAGGAGCTTCATTCTGAAACATTCAACTTTGAATGAACATCTCGAATGCATACACACACGTTTATtaactaatattaatatcatttgaattcttatatataaaaggaattatagcCTAAAACTAATGTAAATCAGTAATCACTTAAGAGACATATTTTTGTCAAAACAGTGCTGTTGAGATAAATAATTAAAGCATATAATCACTGTTTATTTAATCAAAGGCTAACACTGGAGAATTTGAAGATATTACGTAACTgcaaggattcctgtaggaaatacGTTTATTGTCTTTCATGAAAATTGTATCAGAGAAAAGCTATATCGCAAAAgcacacatacagacagacacacacacatatgtatatatatacagtatatatatatatatatatatatatatatatatatatatatatatatatatatatatatatatatatatatatatatatatatacatatatatatataagaagctggggaaggaagagaagatgatgtattaacgaactaagaaagattgcgggcgtggactggcacagaaagaccataagtagGAGAAAGTGGAAGGACGTGTTTGAGGCCTTTTAAATGCTTAAGCATCTGTGGCATTAACTATTTTAAGGCAGAACTTTTcaagttttctgtatcttttcagGGATAAAATTTTGAAGGGAATGACGAAATTTGTTACTGTtctggtccatttattcaaatcttGCCAAGAGCTGTATCAGCCAATGACTAATGGCTTTCGTCATGGTATACtcacaaagaaataatttttcttatatggtAGTAGTTCACTCATAGAAACGAAAATCAAAAGAAATACAAAACCACAAAAATAACTaaaaagcaaatatgaaaatttaaagatatttaaaaaaaaatcttatgaaaattcTACTGAAGATACCTGAATCCCAAATACAGTTTcctaattccagagagagagagagagagagagagagagagagagagagagagagagagagagagagagagagaaatctcgaCTGCCACAACAGTTCTTCAACATCAGTTCTTAAGGCTTCAGCATAAAGTTGGAGTTATGTTGCAGAATATCCTCCTTCTGAGAGGATATAGTCTGAGGAAACTTGAATGTTCAAAACATGCTGCGGTATGCTATCCTGATGGACACTGCTCCAGCAATTACCAACCTCCCATTGTCATCCTCCTCGTGATTAGATCAGTGTCCTTGATAAGATAATTTGATGGAGGTTTTTATATTGTATTCATCAATAAAATGCTGCTGTATGGTCACATTATTAGGGTGAGTTTGTGGAAgataaaactttcagggatcacAGGAAGCTGACGATATATGCACGATATGTGAATGACATCTCCATCACAATTAGAAGACCTGATGGTCCAGAGGAACTTGTCAGTGCCTTAAAAGCTAATTTAATCCTTACTACTGAAGCTAGTAAGATAAGTACTCTTCATTTCTTTGATGTCATTGTTAAGAAACAACAAACCCAATATGCCACATCAGTCTTCAACAAACCCACAAATGTTGGCCAGTGCCTCAAAGCATGGGAAGTGTCCAGACTCATACAAAGGGTCCATCATTTGTGCATTAATGTAGAAGGCCTTCAACTATTACAGTCGTTGGAAAGCTGTTCATAAAGAATAGGAACAATAAGGCTGATGTTAATGAACAAAGAATATCTTGACACCATCATATAGGAAAATAGGAAGAAAACAGATGAATTCTTCACAGAGGCCCATAACTCAGATGGTGACAACAAACATTTATAGTTCCCTATCACAATGTTGACTATGGAACAGCCTACAAAAAGAGGAAATTTCCTTAAAAGAATCCTCAGATGTGGAGTAAAACTAAAGGCACCACTTGAAAAAGTATTGTTGAGAATATGCAGCAGGCCAAACTTGACCACTGCCATTGTGATGATAAAGTCATACCTCCAGAGTACCCAAGGAGTCTAAGACCAATGTATTTAAAAAATTCAGATGATCGGAATGGGAGTGCAAGCTCCTCATATATGCTATATTGGCCACATGATGTCAATGCTCGGGAGGAGACTTCAAGCTCACCACGATAATGGGCCTATACATCAACATTTGGTCGACGCACATGATCAGGGCCACAAAAGTTGTTCACGAGGAGGATAACTAATGGAGGCTGGTGATTGCATAGGCAGTGTTCATTGGAAAGCAGTAGCTTGTTTTGAACACTCAAATTTCCTCAGCTTATGCTCTCCTCTCCTACAGGAGAACATTCTGTACCATGCATCCAGAACATATCCTGAAGCCTTAATGACTGATGTTGTGGGACtttagcccccctgacacttgcacgcattcgtggcacgcactggcacgcattgatgcgcgaattcgcgtgaacgagccgtgaaaatgtcgtgaacagtgcgagaactcgcgtgccagagcgtaccaatgcgtgccatgcaggcccaaaactttgaaatgtttaaagtttgtggcacgcattggcacgctataaatggccgtgaaatagtcgtgaacgatgcgccaactggagtgaactggagtgaacagtgcgggaactggcgtgccagagcgtaccaatgcgtgccatgcttccccttccaagcatcgtgcacgccagttcacgcatcgttcactccagttcccgcactgttcactccagttcacgccagttcccgcatcgcagccttcccactgacattatcacgcattgtactcccgcattgtctcgcactgttcacgctagttcgcgcatcgttcactccagttcccgcatcgttcactccagttcacgccagttcctgcatcgttcactccagttcacgccagttcccgccggttcacgctagtgcccgccggttcacgctagtgcccgcctactcatgctagtgccctcctactccgccagtggagctctcgtgggattatcagggggtggagctctcgtgtgattaaggggattagggggtatataaattgaggtccgaggacactcctagccattccagagttcgccagcgaggagacaacatgcctaaactgaagcagccaaagggaagggggaggaaaatggacgtgatggaggagactgcagatcgagaatctcctcattcatcattttcaagtctcgatatggtcatcccggagacacagcaggatacaagccagagccaggtatcctgtgatgacgatttaaagaagaagcgggttcgggtgtctaagaaggacatccctgactaccagtggacggaagagacggagactacgttggccgaccttgtcaaggagaaccccatgctctttgacaagaaacacaaggagtggataaacaaggtgttgaaggacagcaggtgggcatatataggaagccagctggaacctcctgccactgctgcccagtgcaaaaaacgctacgaaaacttgaggacgagggttggcaaaattatgaagaaggagaagaagagtggagctggccaagcccaaaggagtggccgtgatgacttcatcatggacacttggtcgttcctcatacagcacatcgtccggggagagacagtcgccagtgaggagtttcgtggctccgaaggaggtgccacgacagccagcgaagtcgacgatgacgtgaggtcgacggggactcgcagccaggcatctaccaccaccaggaaggacaaggggaaggggtcctgccgaacacttgacacctctcacagcgacacctatgtgtcggagaaggatttcagcaatatattgaggaatgtgagtattaattttttttgacatatgctatctgttgcattaaaatgctgtactaaattgtttcaatgtttgttacatatatacagatatataatatataatatatttttataatattttttatgtttcagcttgtgtcgaaagctgattcgtcaaccccaacgtatatgggccagcacaagattgtgcacgatttttcgtgcctgctggaaggctacatgcgtgccatcccagtacaccgatggcacgaattccaaatagagtgcctcaatctcacacaacgttacagggacgagactcaggtcttgcagcaggcacagcaacaatcctcagagacctgggcaggcccacagcaacagcaacctttacagccccctgtgcatccccctgtgcatcagcaaccccctcagcaacagtcaccttggcagccccctcaccagcagtcaacttggcagccccctcaccagcagtcaccttggcaaccccctcaccagcagtcaccttggcaaccccctcaccagcagcaaccttggcagtcccctcaaccaggaccctcgcatgcacagccagagcagcagcaacagcatcgtccagccagtcataactgggtgccgcagtcaagcccttcttccttgccccgtaccacggagtggcacccagggatgccaactccactgtcatccacccctgtccaggtgacctcgccatcagtgccagtgtcgtcacccacccttgtccaggctccttcaccagcaccttcattaacgtcgctgtcggcggcattcaaaagtccattgaccttccctgtcctgaccccggggaccatcgacagcagccttgatgaagccatgacaccctcacccctctactcgtccaaggagcttgataccccaccagtcaaggacaaggaaatttaaatagtgtaaaatatttgtacataattgaagtgtgatacttgtatatatatgttgttttaatgtaaataaactatttatatatttacaaagacttttcatctatttccttaaaatacaaagaaagaaacagtaaagtaaaaaataataaaagtgaagaaaaataaaccccccaaaaaatttatatttgctgtcttaatgtggaaaaaaaatgatatcttatttcaaactatttttatctttataatgaagagaagcaaaaaggaaacgaaaaaattaatgaaaatgaaagaaaaataaagctaatatgtttttatatttgctgtcttaatgtgaaaaaataatggaaagttgagtattatctttactatgtataaatgtaagctcttgtcattttgaatgaaatcaaaagtgatattaacgtaaacaagagctgttgcctaccggaggcatccaggatgctatcgctcgctcttatgggtcatttagtttgctagagcgacgttcccagtttgttttgctttaataatctagctattcagctccgcataaaatgcttatattgttagctcggggatttcgacacgatcgaggtaacgatcctgcctttgttgacgtattgtcgctataggcaaatttttttaagtttgctgtttttcatgtaaaaattaaatgatgtcttatttcatgcacacacttattttcatctattaccaatcaagatgcacattttttgttttaaataaaaatgaaatgaaaaataaaccctagaaatttttaagtttgcagttttcatgtaaaaattaaatgatgtcttaattcatgcacacacttattttcatctattaccaatcaagatgcacatttcttttaaataaaaatgttatgaaaaataaacccaagaaattttgaagtttgctgttttcatgtaaaaattaaatgatgtcttaattcatgcacacacttattttcatctatttaccaatcaagatgcacatatgttgttttaaataaaaatgttatgaaaaataaacccaagaaattttgaagtttgctgttttcatgtaaaaattaaatgatgtcttaattcatgcacacacttattttcatctattaccaatcaagatgcacatttcttttaaataaaaatgttatgaaaaataaacccaagaaattttgaagtttgctgttttcatgtaaaaattaaatgatgtcttaattcatgcacacacttattttcatctattaccaatcaagatgcacatttgttttaaataaaaatgtaatgaaaaataaacccaagaaattttgaagtttgctgtttgaatgtaaaaataaaatgctttcttaatagttgtacatattttatgtctgctatttatatgtaaatcaaatgctttcttatagaaactaaaataaagggccacaaaaaatacaaacgaaaaatatacgtttcttttatttacaaaatggaacaactatacagctcatggaggtactacaattttttcttgccaagggacagcaccagcaggggacatgtagtaatgtgaaaggtagtctcgctgatcctttgcatccttctggatatgatggccgggtagagtcatcagcccctgcaggttttgctcattcctccatgcaccagggatcagagcatgtgtgtccggatcttcgtagtccacttctgacaaagcacctgggtatttgatgaggacgaggttgtgcaggacacaggcacacatggtgatcaggttgatggtgcttGGCTTCTGCTGCatagtcgtcaagaagcaacggaacctttgacttaaaattccaaaggcattctcaacgacacgtcgggcacgagacaacctgtagctatatatgcgttctcgtaggacttgtgaccgatgggagaatggtttcatcatccaggttcgtagagcaaaggcgtcatccccaacgaagtgatagggcactgggtggtcatcattagggagtggttctggttgaggcactccagctatgttgtcttctacagcatcatgcagagaacagttgctccatgttcctccatccgacgcaccaccctctgccccaacatccacatagaggaacctgtaggaagcatctgcgactgccatcagtacaatgctgtggaagcccttgtagttgtagtagtaagagccagcattgggtggcttccttatggcaatgtgctttccgtccacagcccccagacagttgtggtaattccatctggagctgaatctggcagcaacttccttccaggcctcttcagttttggggcaacgcagcacttcgtccttgtaggcagcgatgatggctttacacacctctggtattaacttgctgatggtacttgcttcaaccctgaagctgtactgtagactttgataggaatttccagtggctaaaaagcggagggtaacagcaagcttgagtccaacttgaagcggttccctcatgaaggtagactgcttcaggaggtgcggggttaacttctcaaccatctcttgaaacaggtcaggtgtgattctgaggtaatttttgtagccctttggatcttccttgtggagttcagtcaatagactgtcatagtgtccaaacgagtgccttctggttaaccattccctgacccacactttcctttgtatctttcttcgaggtagggtgggcttttgtttctctttttcctttgccagccttttctgatgcagtccaacaa encodes:
- the LOC137653133 gene encoding uncharacterized protein, coding for MPKLKQPKGRGRKMDVMEETADRESPHSSFSSLDMVIPETQQDTSQSQVSCDDDLKKKRVRVSKKDIPDYQWTEETETTLADLVKENPMLFDKKHKEWINKVLKDSRWAYIGSQLEPPATAAQCKKRYENLRTRVGKIMKKEKKSGAGQAQRSGRDDFIMDTWSFLIQHIVRGETVASEEFRGSEGGATTASEVDDDVRSTGTRSQASTTTRKDKGKGSCRTLDTSHSDTYVSEKDFSNILRNLVSKADSSTPTYMGQHKIVHDFSCLLEGYMRAIPVHRWHEFQIECLNLTQRYRDETQVLQQAQQQSSETWAGPQQQQPLQPPVHPPVHQQPPQQQSPWQPPHQQSTWQPPHQQSPWQPPHQQSPWQPPHQQQPWQSPQPGPSHAQPEQQQQHRPASHNWVPQSSPSSLPRTTEWHPGMPTPLSSTPVQVTSPSVPVSSPTLVQAPSPAPSLTSLSAAFKSPLTFPVLTPGTIDSSLDEAMTPSPLYSSKELDTPPVKDKEI
- the LOC137653132 gene encoding uncharacterized protein, which encodes MKLLLIFVSITTATALRDEISVLSFELDPSLSSIEDFHKRLCPHLQIFCINETTKVKPTPEPISWTESVLQEIVASEEEYQTFDPHHNILMADIEDYGDCLSEAGFGTEILKDLIVVYIGQPELKLVCKPLCKRPMESLEPEWFFLNKYFSNTSLSLGNKTKVEMMKNVIVGFGKTTLVLKDLSVEHAGKYYCKYDDIVIREYWIYVIEHSSIDFSFIESQVSTIPKSPIYHPDWGITVVYKTQNSNCVLRTYKEILIDDSNILNATWWTHKLINAKWWQRVGRRIRNFFSKYPKEEYLSPPRIIKQAFPFLVINNEHSPEIQAKYYEVSTLDLFSGKEIPFVPDFMPSNFSAELFNQTYISESNCTAGSSIQRSYKERTFYINIRKPIKISCFGMKETDVLIWTKDGVNLFSSKMLTVTKNRVKIHGASLRDAGKYTCWQGDSPVASTIVLVQSPLSLAWVKITFQWALSILITICLLTLPLIMIYYVLNSIIMFLNFIKFSTFRI